From the Candidatus Krumholzibacteriota bacterium genome, one window contains:
- a CDS encoding MFS transporter yields MTIKHKKGAALLFTSIGWFLVLSGRLTVSTLLIRIEESLGIDHAMAGYAITGMWFSYGIMQFPSGVLSDIKGRKITILCAFISFGTAFLFLALSFYYFLFFFFLVLLGIGSGCFQTASISMLSDLYREDRGRALGIQASSGSIAGLMPIALPLLASRLHWRGIFLVWAVLSFAVAWMFYRYSRETTKLPGKVSLRERFADGLSVLNQKTTRLFFIVNLVLVFTWMGFNSFFPAYMIESKGLSSLRAGIAFSLLSFSGILLKPLIGILSDKYNKKIIIMILLFVTAAAAGFLVRTDSFPVICLVSFLLSFATSIFLVINSYLMHYWEEKGRGGKLGFYRSLTILIGSPTSALIGYTATEYGFDLPFSALAVLLSAAAVMLLIVNFVKRGSINT; encoded by the coding sequence ATGACTATAAAACACAAAAAAGGCGCGGCTCTTCTTTTTACTTCAATCGGATGGTTTCTGGTTCTTTCCGGAAGATTGACGGTGTCAACGCTTCTTATCAGAATCGAAGAAAGTCTTGGCATAGATCACGCGATGGCCGGCTATGCTATTACGGGGATGTGGTTTTCTTATGGAATTATGCAGTTTCCCTCTGGAGTACTGTCTGATATAAAGGGGAGGAAGATCACAATTCTGTGTGCTTTTATCTCCTTCGGAACAGCTTTTCTGTTTCTTGCTTTATCATTTTACTATTTTCTGTTTTTCTTCTTTCTTGTGCTTCTGGGGATCGGAAGCGGATGTTTTCAGACAGCCAGTATATCGATGCTTTCAGATCTCTACAGAGAGGACAGGGGAAGAGCCCTGGGCATACAGGCGAGCAGCGGGTCTATAGCGGGGCTAATGCCGATCGCCCTTCCTTTGTTGGCGTCGCGGTTGCACTGGAGAGGAATCTTTCTCGTGTGGGCTGTTTTAAGTTTCGCTGTAGCCTGGATGTTTTATAGATACTCTAGGGAGACAACGAAGCTGCCTGGAAAAGTTTCGTTGAGAGAACGTTTTGCTGACGGGCTTAGCGTACTTAATCAGAAAACTACAAGACTATTTTTTATTGTAAATTTAGTTCTGGTTTTCACCTGGATGGGATTTAATTCTTTTTTCCCCGCCTATATGATAGAGAGCAAAGGGCTGAGTTCTCTTAGGGCCGGGATCGCATTTTCCCTTCTTTCTTTCAGCGGGATTCTTTTAAAACCCCTTATAGGAATTCTTTCCGACAAGTACAACAAAAAGATTATTATAATGATCCTCTTATTTGTTACAGCCGCCGCGGCCGGTTTTCTGGTGCGGACAGATTCATTCCCGGTTATATGCCTCGTCTCTTTTCTTCTTTCCTTCGCGACCAGTATATTTCTGGTAATCAATTCATATCTTATGCATTACTGGGAGGAAAAGGGGAGAGGGGGTAAACTTGGTTTTTACCGTTCTCTCACAATTCTTATAGGGAGCCCCACTTCAGCGCTTATCGGTTATACCGCGACTGAATACGGATTCGATTTACCATTCTCAGCTCTTGCCGTTCTTCTTTCGGCAGCGGCAGTTATGCTATTAATCGTCAATTTCGTAAAACGCGGATCTATTAATACTTAA
- a CDS encoding M3 family metallopeptidase — MKKRALLLFIIAIVVFSCSLGTQNPFFSEFETPFGVPPFDKIQEKHYMPAFKKGIEQHEDEIETIAENSENATFNNTLEEMENSGILLGKVSNVFFGLNSSNTNEEMQEIAKEVTPMLSEHRDNIIMNGKLFKRIKSVYEQREKLDLTDEQHMLLKKYYKEFVRGGADLPEEKKQKLRKINKEISIQSLRFGENLLKEVNKFELLIEEKDDLEGLPEGVISTASEDASEKGYEGKWLFTLNKPSMLPFLKHSKKRELREKIYKAYLNKGNHGGKLDNKNIVNKLCNLRLQKANLLGYETHADLVLEKNMAEAPGAVYRLLDQLWRPSLDLAKEEAAAMQKMIDDEGEDFKLKSWDWWYYAEKIRKQRYDLDEEMLKPYFKLENVRDGAFEVAGRLYGITFEERYDIPKYHKDVKVFEVKEQDGSHIGILYVDYFPRESKRGGAWMGAYRSQSYRNGEKVTPVIVNVGNFSKPTAGKPSLLSWDNVLTLFHEFGHGLHGLLADCHYEKLSGTSVARDFVELPSQIMENWAKEPEVLKMYARHYKTGEAIPDELIAKIQKTSKFNQGFALTEYLAASLLDMDWHTVTKEKDFDVLEFEKKSLDRINLIPQIAPRYRSTYFRHIFSGGYSSGYYSYIWAEVLDADGFQAFKEKGLFDQETAGAFRKNVLAKGGSVKPMTLYKRFRGKEPSIEPLLKKRGLE; from the coding sequence ATGAAAAAACGAGCGCTTTTGCTTTTTATTATTGCGATTGTTGTCTTTTCCTGTTCTCTGGGAACACAAAATCCGTTCTTTTCAGAATTTGAAACACCTTTTGGTGTACCGCCATTTGACAAAATACAGGAAAAACACTACATGCCCGCCTTTAAAAAGGGAATAGAACAACATGAAGACGAGATAGAGACAATAGCTGAAAACAGCGAAAACGCGACATTCAATAACACTCTCGAGGAAATGGAAAACAGCGGAATATTGCTCGGTAAGGTCAGCAATGTGTTCTTCGGCCTGAATTCATCGAACACAAACGAGGAAATGCAGGAGATAGCAAAAGAAGTGACACCGATGCTATCAGAGCATAGAGATAATATTATTATGAACGGGAAACTGTTCAAGAGAATAAAAAGCGTTTACGAACAGAGAGAAAAGCTCGACCTGACAGATGAACAACATATGCTTCTTAAAAAGTATTATAAAGAGTTTGTTCGCGGAGGTGCGGACTTACCCGAGGAGAAAAAACAAAAGCTTCGTAAAATCAATAAGGAAATATCCATTCAATCCCTCCGTTTCGGGGAAAATCTATTAAAGGAAGTCAACAAATTCGAGCTTTTAATCGAAGAAAAGGACGATCTTGAGGGTCTTCCCGAAGGAGTCATAAGTACAGCCTCCGAAGATGCCTCCGAAAAGGGATATGAAGGGAAATGGTTATTTACTCTTAATAAACCAAGTATGCTTCCCTTCTTGAAACACTCTAAAAAGAGAGAGCTTAGAGAAAAAATATACAAGGCGTATTTAAATAAAGGAAACCACGGCGGTAAACTCGACAACAAGAATATTGTGAACAAATTGTGTAATCTCCGGCTTCAAAAGGCCAATCTGCTCGGTTACGAAACTCACGCGGACTTAGTGCTCGAAAAAAACATGGCTGAAGCACCGGGCGCGGTCTACAGACTCCTCGATCAACTGTGGAGACCTTCCCTGGATTTAGCTAAAGAGGAAGCTGCCGCTATGCAGAAGATGATCGATGATGAAGGCGAGGATTTCAAACTGAAAAGCTGGGACTGGTGGTACTACGCTGAAAAAATCAGAAAACAAAGGTACGATCTGGATGAAGAGATGCTTAAACCCTATTTCAAACTGGAAAATGTCCGGGACGGGGCTTTCGAAGTAGCCGGCAGACTCTACGGGATAACTTTCGAAGAAAGATACGATATTCCGAAATATCACAAAGATGTCAAGGTTTTTGAAGTTAAGGAACAAGACGGTTCCCATATAGGCATATTGTACGTCGACTACTTCCCCAGAGAAAGCAAAAGGGGCGGCGCCTGGATGGGCGCCTACAGATCACAATCTTACAGAAACGGTGAGAAGGTAACCCCGGTTATTGTAAATGTAGGCAATTTCTCAAAACCGACAGCGGGTAAGCCCTCGCTTCTAAGCTGGGATAACGTTCTAACACTTTTCCACGAATTCGGACACGGACTTCACGGGCTTCTCGCAGACTGTCACTACGAAAAGCTTTCAGGCACTTCCGTGGCCAGAGACTTCGTAGAGCTGCCGTCACAGATTATGGAGAACTGGGCGAAAGAACCGGAAGTACTCAAAATGTACGCCAGGCACTATAAGACCGGCGAGGCGATACCAGATGAGCTGATTGCCAAAATCCAGAAAACCAGTAAATTCAACCAGGGATTCGCGCTTACAGAATATCTCGCGGCGTCTCTGCTGGATATGGACTGGCACACAGTTACAAAGGAAAAGGATTTCGACGTATTGGAATTTGAAAAAAAATCACTCGATAGAATAAACCTGATTCCTCAGATTGCTCCCAGGTACAGAAGCACTTATTTCAGGCATATATTTTCAGGCGGATACTCATCCGGGTATTACAGCTACATTTGGGCTGAAGTACTCGATGCCGACGGCTTCCAGGCCTTTAAAGAGAAAGGTCTCTTCGATCAGGAAACTGCCGGAGCATTCAGGAAGAACGTTCTAGCCAAAGGGGGTTCAGTAAAACCTATGACCCTCTATAAACGCTTCAGAGGGAAAGAACCCAGTATAGAACCTCTGCTGAAGAAACGGGGTCTGGAATAA
- a CDS encoding OadG family protein has product MFLRGLELTLAGMTVVFIFLIIMVTAIQLMSYIAYKYFPEKSEETEQGLAVEDNALIAAIAAAVKSRR; this is encoded by the coding sequence ATGTTTCTTAGAGGTTTAGAGCTGACTTTAGCTGGAATGACAGTAGTATTTATTTTTTTGATTATTATGGTAACTGCTATCCAGCTAATGAGTTATATAGCTTATAAGTATTTTCCGGAAAAGAGCGAGGAAACTGAACAAGGATTAGCCGTTGAGGATAATGCATTGATCGCGGCGATTGCGGCGGCGGTCAAGAGTAGAAGATAA
- a CDS encoding biotin/lipoyl-containing protein yields the protein MAMKKINVMCTAFRDGFQSVFGARVHMEDFVPALEAAVNAGITHFESGGGAMFQSPFFYVNENSFENMDRFREIAGPDANLQTLARGVNVVGLDSQSSDIIELHAKLFKKHGVTTIRNFDALNDVNNLEYSGKCIVENGLKHEVAVTMMELPPGCTGAHDVAFYEKTLKNIIDSDLPYSSVCFNDASGTAIPKKVYETIKMAKKILPADIPVRFHTHETAGISVHCYMAAIEAGVDGISLSMSPVSGGTAQPDILTMMHALKGSQYDLGLDINKIREVETIFKDCMKDYFVPPEARSVSPEIPFSPMPGGALTANTQMLRDNDMLDKYTEIITAMGEVVCRGGYGTSVTPVSQFYFQQSFNNVIFGPWEKFAEGYGKMILGYFGRTPVEPDPELVKIASEKLDLMPTDKKVLEINDADPEKGIESARKLLRENALEENDENIFISAACKEKGITFLKGEGKVRVRKVVRSKEGAKKISDTFMVTVDGTKYPVILKDDVVTVEGRKYKIKVEEGIPDITRPLPGPSEDTLEIKTPFPGTVIRVLREANKRVVKNEVIMIIEAMKMETEIKAPRNGVVVSMDVKAGDSVSANQVVARLG from the coding sequence ATGGCGATGAAAAAAATAAATGTAATGTGTACGGCATTCAGGGACGGATTTCAGTCGGTCTTTGGCGCGCGGGTTCATATGGAAGATTTTGTGCCGGCGTTGGAAGCCGCCGTGAACGCGGGGATAACTCACTTTGAATCAGGCGGCGGGGCGATGTTTCAAAGCCCTTTTTTTTATGTCAATGAAAATTCATTTGAAAATATGGACAGATTCAGGGAGATTGCGGGACCCGACGCGAATCTTCAGACACTGGCTCGCGGCGTCAATGTCGTGGGCCTGGATTCTCAAAGCAGTGATATCATCGAGCTGCACGCGAAGCTGTTTAAAAAACATGGAGTAACCACAATAAGGAATTTTGACGCTCTAAATGACGTAAACAACCTTGAATACAGCGGCAAGTGTATTGTTGAAAATGGACTAAAGCATGAAGTTGCCGTGACGATGATGGAGTTGCCCCCCGGGTGCACCGGCGCCCACGATGTGGCTTTTTATGAAAAGACTTTGAAAAATATCATAGATTCGGATTTGCCTTATAGCTCGGTATGTTTCAATGATGCATCAGGGACGGCAATACCGAAAAAGGTTTACGAAACTATTAAAATGGCAAAGAAGATATTACCCGCCGATATCCCGGTAAGATTTCACACACATGAAACAGCCGGGATATCAGTACATTGCTATATGGCGGCAATTGAAGCCGGCGTGGATGGTATTAGCCTTTCGATGTCTCCTGTTTCCGGAGGCACAGCCCAGCCTGATATACTGACTATGATGCACGCGCTGAAGGGTTCACAGTACGACCTTGGTTTGGATATTAATAAGATCCGGGAGGTTGAGACGATATTCAAGGATTGTATGAAAGACTATTTTGTACCGCCTGAAGCCAGATCAGTTTCGCCGGAAATTCCTTTCTCGCCTATGCCGGGAGGCGCTTTGACCGCGAATACTCAAATGCTTCGTGATAACGACATGCTCGATAAATATACTGAAATAATAACCGCGATGGGTGAAGTTGTATGCCGCGGGGGGTATGGCACATCTGTTACCCCCGTGTCGCAGTTTTATTTTCAGCAGTCCTTTAATAATGTAATATTTGGTCCCTGGGAGAAATTCGCGGAGGGTTACGGTAAGATGATTCTGGGCTATTTTGGCAGGACTCCCGTTGAACCGGACCCCGAGCTGGTTAAGATTGCTTCGGAAAAGCTCGATCTAATGCCGACAGATAAGAAGGTGTTGGAGATCAATGACGCCGATCCTGAAAAAGGGATAGAATCAGCCAGAAAATTATTAAGAGAAAATGCTCTTGAAGAGAATGATGAAAACATATTTATTTCCGCCGCGTGTAAGGAAAAAGGTATAACTTTCCTGAAAGGAGAGGGCAAGGTTCGTGTGCGTAAAGTTGTAAGGAGCAAAGAAGGAGCAAAGAAAATAAGTGATACTTTTATGGTAACTGTTGATGGAACAAAGTACCCCGTGATTTTAAAAGACGATGTTGTAACCGTCGAAGGACGGAAGTATAAAATAAAGGTTGAAGAGGGTATTCCGGATATTACAAGACCTCTTCCGGGACCCAGCGAAGATACACTTGAGATAAAAACACCCTTTCCCGGAACAGTTATCAGGGTTTTACGTGAAGCGAATAAGCGTGTTGTAAAAAATGAAGTTATTATGATTATTGAGGCGATGAAAATGGAAACGGAGATAAAGGCTCCGAGAAACGGCGTTGTGGTTTCAATGGATGTAAAAGCCGGAGATTCTGTAAGCGCTAATCAGGTGGTAGCGAGGTTAGGATAA
- a CDS encoding sodium ion-translocating decarboxylase subunit beta, protein MEALELGKVFSNVIQSTGLANFTFPNIIMIVVCSFLIFLGIVKGFEPLLLIPIGFGGILANIPVAGIAQPGGFLWYIYEVGIRTGVFPLLIFMGIGAMTDFGPLIANPQLAFLGAAAQFGIFTTLIGAITLPGMDFSLKQAAAIGIIGGADGPTAIFITSKLAPELMGAIAVAAYSYMAIVPIIQPPIMKLLTTRRERRIKMTQLRHVTKTEKILFSLVVLIICAILLPAATPLIGALMFGNLINECGRTARLADTAKNSMINIVTICLGLAVGSKLQASQFLSFQTIGILILGLVAFTIGTVAGLFMAKLMNRFSSRKINPLIGAAGVSAVPMAARVAGKVGLEEDPHNFLMMHAMGPNVSGVIGSAVAAGVLLAYFA, encoded by the coding sequence ATGGAAGCACTGGAACTTGGTAAAGTATTTTCAAATGTAATTCAGAGTACCGGTCTGGCTAATTTTACTTTTCCTAACATTATAATGATCGTTGTTTGCTCTTTTCTGATTTTCCTCGGCATTGTCAAAGGGTTTGAGCCGCTTCTGCTGATTCCTATAGGTTTTGGCGGAATTCTGGCGAATATCCCCGTAGCGGGAATTGCCCAGCCGGGCGGCTTTTTGTGGTATATTTATGAGGTTGGCATAAGAACCGGGGTTTTTCCGCTTCTGATATTCATGGGAATTGGGGCGATGACCGATTTTGGCCCCTTGATCGCGAATCCTCAGCTTGCCTTTCTCGGAGCGGCCGCTCAGTTTGGTATTTTTACGACCCTTATTGGCGCTATTACGCTTCCCGGAATGGATTTTTCACTTAAGCAAGCCGCGGCAATAGGTATAATCGGCGGTGCAGACGGTCCCACAGCTATCTTTATCACATCGAAATTAGCTCCGGAACTTATGGGGGCTATTGCCGTGGCCGCTTATTCATATATGGCGATAGTGCCGATTATTCAGCCGCCTATTATGAAACTTCTTACAACACGGAGAGAACGCAGAATTAAGATGACCCAGCTTCGTCATGTTACAAAGACTGAAAAGATCCTTTTCTCGCTGGTTGTGTTAATAATCTGCGCGATTCTTTTGCCTGCTGCTACTCCTCTTATTGGCGCTTTGATGTTTGGAAATCTGATAAACGAGTGCGGGAGGACGGCAAGGCTGGCAGATACAGCAAAGAATAGTATGATAAATATTGTAACGATCTGCTTGGGGCTTGCCGTTGGTTCAAAGCTGCAGGCGTCACAATTCCTAAGTTTCCAGACTATCGGCATTCTGATTTTAGGGCTTGTCGCTTTTACCATAGGTACTGTCGCGGGGCTTTTTATGGCCAAGCTGATGAACAGGTTTTCCAGCAGAAAGATAAATCCTCTCATTGGCGCCGCGGGTGTATCGGCTGTTCCAATGGCGGCCCGGGTGGCGGGCAAGGTCGGGTTGGAAGAAGATCCCCATAATTTCTTGATGATGCACGCTATGGGTCCCAATGTTTCCGGCGTGATTGGTTCAGCCGTTGCCGCTGGGGTTTTATTGGCTTATTTCGCGTAG
- a CDS encoding glycosyltransferase, whose amino-acid sequence MNNKALKKILILSVWENLWSLGKGCGVPDELHFNSGLSSDAIETFLLKPKPPRQTDDHDKIDITKYYYSNIISPLEKLPGPIGRFIISFYFPYKVTCRLKSLAAMIKPDLILGLSHHSIKPVSEVGRELGIPAVVKLFGVMWLGRGEFSPLKHFYSNFDQIYSLRHPVDHYIVLNDGTLGKNALIDRGIPEDKISFFQNGMNMNWPEIKIDRKETRRSMGLPENDILVVTLSRFIKLKRTDHILKAAARLSGETLKNVSFVLAGDGSRMKHLARVTKSLGLEQKVHFTGSISYNRVPELLKACDIFIGTSKLTNMAMPTCEAMLCGLPVIAYDTAGTSEVVRDGETGLLVENSNIDALTRKLSLLINDNLLRKRIAEGAAAFAKKYFVDWNRRVKDEIAALKEVVVDYRS is encoded by the coding sequence ATGAATAACAAAGCGCTGAAAAAGATTTTAATTTTGTCCGTTTGGGAAAATCTCTGGTCACTCGGCAAGGGTTGCGGTGTCCCCGATGAATTACATTTCAACAGCGGGCTCTCCTCGGATGCAATAGAAACATTCCTTTTAAAACCCAAGCCCCCCCGGCAAACTGATGACCACGACAAGATAGATATTACTAAATACTATTATTCCAATATTATAAGTCCACTCGAAAAACTTCCGGGCCCAATAGGAAGATTTATCATCTCTTTCTATTTCCCCTATAAAGTTACCTGCAGACTCAAATCCCTGGCCGCTATGATAAAACCCGATCTTATTCTGGGCCTTTCTCACCATTCAATCAAACCGGTCAGTGAGGTTGGAAGAGAACTGGGCATACCCGCTGTCGTCAAGCTCTTTGGCGTAATGTGGCTGGGAAGAGGTGAATTTTCCCCGTTAAAACATTTTTATTCCAATTTCGATCAAATTTATTCACTCCGACATCCCGTTGATCATTACATCGTATTAAACGACGGAACGCTGGGAAAGAACGCTCTCATTGACAGGGGGATACCCGAAGATAAAATATCATTTTTCCAGAACGGCATGAATATGAATTGGCCGGAGATTAAAATTGACAGAAAAGAGACTCGTAGATCGATGGGTTTGCCCGAAAATGATATATTGGTTGTAACTCTTTCAAGATTCATAAAACTGAAAAGAACCGACCACATTCTCAAAGCAGCCGCGAGACTAAGCGGGGAAACCTTAAAAAATGTCTCCTTTGTGTTAGCTGGAGACGGCTCAAGAATGAAACATCTTGCCCGCGTGACAAAGTCGCTCGGTCTCGAGCAAAAGGTTCATTTTACCGGCTCAATATCATACAACAGAGTGCCGGAGTTACTAAAGGCCTGTGATATATTCATCGGAACGAGCAAACTGACAAATATGGCTATGCCTACGTGTGAGGCGATGCTCTGCGGGCTACCCGTTATAGCTTACGATACCGCGGGCACATCCGAAGTAGTACGTGACGGTGAAACCGGCCTTCTGGTTGAGAATTCAAATATCGACGCTCTTACCCGTAAACTGTCTCTTCTCATAAATGATAATCTCCTCAGAAAACGTATCGCTGAAGGCGCCGCCGCTTTTGCTAAAAAATATTTCGTTGACTGGAACCGGAGAGTCAAAGATGAAATAGCCGCTCTTAAAGAAGTTGTGGTTGATTACAGAAGTTAA
- the dsbD gene encoding protein-disulfide reductase DsbD yields MSNSLKRNILASIIILLILTSVSAAAQGLFTTPKSLVKAEGYLSRNAFHPGSTGYLAIKATIKDGWHINSYSPPDKYLIPTAVKVELPGGITAVKTLYPEAEKKSLEISDTPLPLYEGEVTFGIIFKIDKDIKPDEYKALATIEYQGCNNMTCIQPAESRVEIKLNVSPRGEQTEEINKAIFKAPLFAGRDIGQKNITTDYNSDHGGSGRNQEGKDETAYRGEVNKESFGKIIESRGILLTLLIIFLGGLALNLTPCIYPLIPITISFFGGQAEGKVSKKLGLSLLYVLGISITYSILGMLAATTGSLLGSALQNPWVISFISLVLVSLALSMFGLWEIRLPMFLMKRTGEAKKGSLGALLMGLTVGIVAAPCIGPFVLGLLTYVGKIGNPFLGFIMFFTLAWGMGVPFIILGTASGSISRLPRSGEWLDWVKQIFGFILIMMAFYFARHILGRTVTYTGYSLTALSAGIFLGWIIKTEGGGKAFNIIKKTVALVWLVLAVFMIIKPGGVIFKADQDSKIKWIEYTSAEFEKAKRSGNPVMLDFSADWCIPCHELDDKTFSDPLVSNLSKNMVTIKVDLTKSDSRSEKIKKEFNIKGVPTIVFFNSKGEQINKLRVTGFIEPEELAERLRLLSRKTPRIQE; encoded by the coding sequence ATGAGCAATAGCTTGAAAAGAAATATCCTGGCATCAATAATCATTCTTCTAATTCTCACCTCTGTCAGCGCGGCAGCGCAGGGTCTCTTCACGACTCCCAAATCTCTTGTCAAAGCGGAGGGATACCTTTCCCGGAACGCTTTTCATCCCGGATCAACCGGCTATCTGGCGATAAAAGCGACAATAAAGGACGGCTGGCACATAAACTCCTATTCCCCTCCTGACAAATACCTTATCCCGACGGCAGTTAAAGTTGAATTGCCCGGCGGAATAACGGCAGTCAAAACTCTCTATCCGGAAGCGGAGAAAAAGTCTCTTGAAATAAGCGATACTCCTCTCCCTCTTTACGAGGGAGAAGTAACATTCGGAATTATATTTAAAATTGACAAAGATATCAAACCGGATGAATACAAAGCTTTGGCCACAATTGAATACCAGGGATGCAACAATATGACATGTATCCAGCCGGCCGAATCAAGAGTGGAAATAAAATTGAATGTGTCGCCCCGTGGCGAACAAACTGAGGAAATAAACAAGGCCATATTCAAAGCTCCGCTCTTTGCCGGAAGAGATATCGGGCAAAAAAATATAACCACAGACTATAATTCTGACCATGGCGGCAGCGGCAGAAACCAGGAAGGGAAAGACGAAACTGCCTATAGGGGTGAGGTAAACAAAGAGTCCTTCGGAAAAATAATAGAATCCCGCGGAATCCTGCTCACACTTCTGATTATTTTCCTCGGCGGCCTCGCTCTTAATCTCACTCCCTGTATATATCCGCTTATCCCCATAACTATCAGTTTCTTCGGAGGCCAGGCCGAAGGAAAAGTATCTAAAAAACTGGGGTTATCCCTCCTGTATGTATTGGGCATATCCATTACATACAGTATCCTCGGAATGCTCGCGGCAACTACGGGAAGTTTACTCGGATCCGCTCTGCAAAACCCCTGGGTTATATCTTTTATATCTCTTGTTCTCGTGAGTCTCGCTTTATCTATGTTCGGCCTCTGGGAAATCAGATTGCCGATGTTTCTGATGAAAAGAACCGGCGAAGCAAAGAAGGGAAGCTTAGGCGCTCTCCTTATGGGTCTGACAGTCGGAATTGTAGCCGCCCCGTGTATCGGCCCGTTTGTGCTGGGTCTTTTGACATATGTTGGTAAAATCGGAAATCCGTTTCTCGGATTTATTATGTTTTTCACTCTTGCCTGGGGGATGGGCGTTCCATTTATAATCCTGGGAACCGCCTCGGGAAGTATCTCCCGCCTGCCCCGCTCCGGCGAATGGCTCGACTGGGTAAAACAGATTTTCGGTTTTATACTCATTATGATGGCATTTTATTTCGCGAGGCATATTCTCGGTAGAACGGTCACATACACCGGGTACTCTCTAACGGCGCTCTCGGCAGGTATATTTCTGGGCTGGATAATAAAAACTGAGGGCGGCGGGAAAGCTTTCAATATCATAAAGAAAACTGTGGCTCTGGTCTGGTTGGTCCTCGCCGTTTTTATGATAATAAAGCCCGGGGGGGTAATATTCAAAGCTGATCAAGACTCAAAGATAAAATGGATCGAATATACAAGTGCCGAGTTTGAGAAAGCAAAGCGGAGCGGGAATCCCGTTATGTTGGATTTCTCGGCTGACTGGTGTATTCCCTGTCATGAACTTGACGATAAAACCTTCTCAGATCCTTTAGTTTCGAATCTATCTAAAAACATGGTTACTATAAAGGTGGACCTTACTAAATCTGATTCCCGTTCCGAGAAAATAAAAAAAGAGTTTAATATCAAGGGGGTTCCGACTATCGTCTTTTTCAACAGTAAGGGAGAGCAAATCAACAAACTGAGAGTAACTGGTTTTATCGAACCTGAAGAACTTGCCGAAAGATTACGGCTGCTCAGCCGGAAAACACCACGGATACAAGAATGA
- a CDS encoding histidine phosphatase family protein, which yields MNKDIRKLYLVRHGESVCNVERRVQGNSMRNSLSERGKRQSELLGKRLASFEFGRVYCSNVERAIDTARIALGGKADLIYLDELREVSFGSWEGRLISEIKESEPGRVEEWFYKPASVSIEGAEDLYSFRERVVGIFDKIIKDDDGKDILVISHGGVICVYLTYLLGMDLNNMWSFSLPNASITSIVLDFRPRLRLFGDTSYLDSDALGFDGMPTAYDT from the coding sequence ATGAATAAAGATATCAGAAAGTTGTATCTTGTAAGACACGGAGAATCTGTATGCAATGTGGAGAGACGGGTTCAGGGCAATTCCATGCGAAACTCTCTCAGCGAAAGGGGAAAAAGACAGTCTGAGTTGCTAGGGAAAAGGCTGGCATCCTTCGAATTCGGAAGAGTTTATTGCAGTAATGTTGAACGGGCAATCGACACTGCAAGAATTGCTCTCGGCGGGAAGGCAGATTTGATTTACCTTGATGAACTCCGTGAGGTTTCTTTCGGCAGTTGGGAGGGAAGACTTATAAGTGAGATAAAGGAAAGTGAACCGGGGAGAGTTGAAGAATGGTTTTACAAACCGGCATCTGTCTCAATTGAAGGAGCGGAAGATCTATACTCCTTCAGGGAAAGAGTTGTCGGAATATTCGATAAAATAATCAAAGATGATGACGGGAAGGATATTCTTGTAATATCACACGGCGGTGTTATTTGTGTTTACTTAACCTACCTTCTGGGAATGGATTTGAATAACATGTGGTCTTTTTCCCTTCCCAACGCTTCGATAACTTCCATAGTGCTTGATTTCAGGCCTAGATTAAGACTTTTTGGAGATACGTCATATCTTGACTCTGATGCTCTTGGTTTTGACGGGATGCCGACAGCTTATGATACATGA